Within the Deltaproteobacteria bacterium genome, the region GGGATCACCAGCATGTCGGAGGCGTGGATCGGCTGCCAGCCGCGGATGGACGATCCGTCAAAGCCGAACCCTTCCTCGAAGCTGTCCTCTTTGAGCTCATAGATGGGCACCGCGAAGTGCTGCCAGGTGCCGATGAAATCCATGAACTTCAGGTCGACCATCTCGATGTTCTTGCTCTTGGCGAAACCGAGGACTTCCTTCGCGTTCATTGCGATCCCTCCTGGGGCGGAATGTTGGAATGAGGACGCGGCCAACGATCCGGTCAGATGGCGTCGTGACCGCGTTCGCCGGTTCGGATCCGGACGACTTCCTCGACGTTGGTGACGAAGATCTTCCCGTCGCCGATCCGGCCCGTCCGTGCCGACTTCTCGACGAGCTCGACCACCTGGGCGACCAGATCGTCGGGAACGATGATCTCGAGCTTGATCTTTGGCAGGAAATCGACGACGTATTCCGCCCCCCGGTACAGCTCGGTGTGCCCCTTCTGGCGGCCGAACCCCTTGACCTCGGAAACCGTCATCCCCTGGACTCCGATGTCGTTCAGCGACTCCTTCACCTCGTCCAGTTTGAACGGCTTGATGATTGCCTCGACCTTTTTCATAAGTTCACCCCCCCTCGTCCCTCCATCAAAGCAACGGTCGTACCAACCCGGCATCCGAACCGTCCCGGCGGCGGCGGAAATCGATTTCCCCAGGAATTTCAATCACCCATGGGGACGCGGCGAAGCGGGAGGGGAAGGAGGCGATGGACGCCCGGGCGGATGTTTGCACAATCCGTGGGCACCCGATGCCCGCGGCCTGTGCAGGGTCACTCCCCGGGCGGCGCCCCGAACCGGCTCTCCTGGCCGGAGAGGAGGCGGTGGATGTTCTTCCGGTGGGTGTAGATCACGAGGAACGACATCATGAGGGCGAGGGTGACGTAATGCCGCGACCTCCCGAGGAACGCCATGGCGACGGGAAGGCCAACGGCGGCGCACAGCGACGCGAGCGACACGTATCGCGTGAAGTACAGCACGGCGGCGAAGAGGACCACGAGGACGAAGGCGGTCTCCGGCGAGAGGAAGAGCACGACGCCGAGGGCGACCGCGACGCCCTTCCCCCCCCGGAAGCGGAGATAGACCGGGAAGATGTGTCCCAGAAACACCGCCCCGCCGACCAGGGCGAGCCAATGGGTGGCGGACGGATCCAGAAGCTGCCGGGCGAGCGCGAGGGCGAGGATTCCTTTTCCCACGTCGAGCGCGAGGGTGAGGATCCCCGCGCTTCTTCCGAGCGTGCGCGCGACGTTCGTCGCGCCGATGTTCCCCGAACCGGCCTTCCGCAGATCCACGTCGCGGTCGAACACCTTCGCGACGAGGATGCCGAACGGGACGGAGCCGAGCAGGTAACCGAAGAGGACGAGGAGGGTGCCGCGGAGCCACGAAGCGTCCATGGGGGGGGTTAAGTTTCTTCGATCTCTTCCGTGCGGGGACGGGCGACGCCGGTCTCGAACGCGGCGCGCTCCACCGCCTCCGCGACCTTCGCGTGCATCTCAAGGTCGAGGATCGAGGGGACGAGCTCCCCGGCGGACGCGCACGAACTGATGACCTTGGCGGCGGCGATCTTCATCCGGTTGTTGATCTTGCGGGCCCGCGCGTTCAGCGCGCCCCGGAACACGCCGGGGAACGCCAGCGCGTTGTTGACCCCCCGGCCGTCCGCCGCGAACGAAGCCCCCGCCGCCCGGGCGTCCTCGGGGGAGATCTCGGGCCTCGGGTTCGACAGCGCGAGGATCACCTGCCCCTTGCGGATCATCTCCTTCTTGATGAGCCCCGGCACGCCGGTCGTGCAGATGACGATGTCGGCCGACGCCATGATCTCCGGGAGCGTGACGGGCTTGCCGCCTTCCTTCGCGAAGATCTCCAGCGCGCCGGGATTGATGTCGGCGCCCAGCATCTTGCGGACCCCGAAGGCCATCAGGAGCTTCGAGATCCCCATCCCGGCGGCTCCCAGCCCCACCATCCCGACCGTGTCGTTCTTCACCTGCATCCCGACGTACTTGCTCGCGTTCAGCAGCGCGGCCAGGACGACGACCGCCGTGCCGTGCTGGTCGTCGTGCATCACCGGGATGTCGAGCATCTCGCCCAGGCGGTCCTCGATCTCGAAGCACTCGGGGGCCTTGATGTCCTCGAGCTTGATCGCGCCGAACGTGGGGGCGATGGAGGCGACCGTGCGGATGATCTCTTCGGTATCCTTCGACTGGATGAGGATGGGGATGCCGTTGATCCCCACCAGTGCGTCGAAGAGGGCCGCCTTCCCCTCCATCACCGGCATGCCGGCGACGGCCCCGATGTCCCCGAGGCCGAGGATGGCGGTGCCGTTGGTGACGATCGCCACCGTGTTGGGGATGACCGTGTAGTCGTACGCCAGTTCGGGCTTCCGCTGGATGAGCTTGCAGACCTTGGCGACGCCGGGGGTGTAGATCTTCCGGATCGTGGAGATGCTGTCGATGGCGATGCGGGACTTGACGGAGATCTTCCCGCCCCGGTGCATCTCGAGCACCGGGTCGATGATGTCGGAGATGATGACGCCCTCGACCTTCCCGAGCTCCTCGAGGACCCCCTGGAGCTGGATGTCGCTGTCGACGAAGATCGTGATGTCGCGGGTGTTGTACTCGAGCCCGTACCCGACGAGCTTGATGTCGCCGATGTTCCCCCCGGCGGCGCCGATCGCGGTCGCGACCTTGCCGAAGAACCCCGGCTTGTCGAGGATCATCACGCGGACGGTTTTTACGAGCTTGTCGATTCCCTTTTCGATTTGCATGGCGCCATCATAGTATCGGCCCTTCTTTTTTGTCAAACCAGGGCGCCCGGGGGTACAATTACCTGATGATCGTCGATTGCGGCGCCTGTTC harbors:
- the plsY gene encoding glycerol-3-phosphate 1-O-acyltransferase PlsY, which gives rise to MDASWLRGTLLVLFGYLLGSVPFGILVAKVFDRDVDLRKAGSGNIGATNVARTLGRSAGILTLALDVGKGILALALARQLLDPSATHWLALVGGAVFLGHIFPVYLRFRGGKGVAVALGVVLFLSPETAFVLVVLFAAVLYFTRYVSLASLCAAVGLPVAMAFLGRSRHYVTLALMMSFLVIYTHRKNIHRLLSGQESRFGAPPGE
- a CDS encoding P-II family nitrogen regulator is translated as MKKVEAIIKPFKLDEVKESLNDIGVQGMTVSEVKGFGRQKGHTELYRGAEYVVDFLPKIKLEIIVPDDLVAQVVELVEKSARTGRIGDGKIFVTNVEEVVRIRTGERGHDAI
- a CDS encoding NAD-dependent malic enzyme, coding for MQIEKGIDKLVKTVRVMILDKPGFFGKVATAIGAAGGNIGDIKLVGYGLEYNTRDITIFVDSDIQLQGVLEELGKVEGVIISDIIDPVLEMHRGGKISVKSRIAIDSISTIRKIYTPGVAKVCKLIQRKPELAYDYTVIPNTVAIVTNGTAILGLGDIGAVAGMPVMEGKAALFDALVGINGIPILIQSKDTEEIIRTVASIAPTFGAIKLEDIKAPECFEIEDRLGEMLDIPVMHDDQHGTAVVVLAALLNASKYVGMQVKNDTVGMVGLGAAGMGISKLLMAFGVRKMLGADINPGALEIFAKEGGKPVTLPEIMASADIVICTTGVPGLIKKEMIRKGQVILALSNPRPEISPEDARAAGASFAADGRGVNNALAFPGVFRGALNARARKINNRMKIAAAKVISSCASAGELVPSILDLEMHAKVAEAVERAAFETGVARPRTEEIEET